ATTCTGCTGTGGGGCTTTTGGCTCCAGTGGGGCTTTTGGATAACATCTGAAGGAAGTTTAAGTAACTCTCCAAACGACATGCCGCAAGAGGACCTGAAGAAGGTTTCCTATCCGCAAGGGGCTGACAAtcttaaaaagagacacaagggaaatagcagcgacagccactggtgggatgatTTCCAGGGCTGGGTAAGgactcttgctctccccctgtgcagtacaagagagccgccattttgaaaaggcacccCTTAACCGAGCTAGCAGGAATCCctgacctttgcctgaggggtaAAGGTCATATATCATTGATGTCCCATCTCCTCACTCTGCTTTGGAACCCAAAGAGTTCCCAATGTGATTCCCAGAGCAAAAGCAGAGCCCCCAGGGCATGGGGCACACAGTCTAGAAAGTAACCCCAGGGATAcaagcagcaacagccagtgggaaGGAGGCTTTATTTGACTGaagaggaacagttgctctccctctgctcagtacaagagagccgccattttgaaaaggaatATCAtggtgggctgaagagggacagttgctctccccctgctcagaacaagagagctgccattttgaaaagggataTCATGCTAGGctgaaaagggacagttgctctccccctgctcagtacaagagagttgccattttgaaaaggggatATTACTGCTaggctgaagagggacagctcCTCTGCTCCTTTAACAGGTGTCTTTTTGGCCCTGTTGGCGAAGGGGAGTCCCAAGATGCCCGgatgatggtttcctgtcccaaacaggcttacaatccaaaaaagaaTCCAAAAGAAACCGAAGAAAACCATGAGCAACAACAACTGAGAGGGACCCTCTGATGGGCTGTAGACGGCCTCAACCCACACATTTATCTCAACATTTCCAGCAAACCCTTTGAGGttttcctcaaagaactcaaaatggTTTTGAAGGGACCAAAATGAATGTGTGTGGCGTAGCTTCTCTTGAAAAAAGTAGAGGTGTTTTGCCAAAAACAAACCCTCTAAATTCAGCTCATCTTTTCCCAGCCTGTAGGCAGCAAAAATTTGGAGGAAATGTGTGAGATAATTCTCCAAGGGTTATCCTCAGTAAGGACCCTGAAATCCTCCTTTTTGAAAATTCAGCTTCTCTTTGCATGAAATTCAGCTTCTTCTTGCCTGAAATTCTCTTCTGAATTTTACctcagaaccagttcagttccaACCTCAGCATTATCTCTGACCTGTAAAGTCCCAGCAAGAACACAAAAGATATCTTCTTTTTTTTATCTTCACAAAAGCTAAACTCTCCTGAGCTGCTGATGCAAGAACATCAAAGATTTTCATTCCCGCCCTCTGGGGATTCCCATTCCCTATTTCTCAACATCAAATAAACTGAAGTGAGTTCAAGTCAGCAGATTTAAAAAGGAGAGATAgaaaaaataaatgtgtggagaGGTGCTGGATAATTAGCATTGCATTTAGACAACTTAATTCATCACCACAGCTATGCAGATGCACAGTAATTTTGGGACATGAAAGGAAACTTGTCAACAGCCAAGTCTAAGGTTAGCTAGAATGATGGAGCATCCAAACCACAAGAGAAGCGGGGGAACTGTATAAAAGCTCCacgttccctctgtccttccatcagcttcattcgactctcctgtcttcactgcatcctctcagagaagccggtaagtccgttttcttggtggtgtttggatagagtctcgttgacaaagagcttggtggatcttccaccttgagtcttctgttcttcagaatatggagtggttgacagctagtctaggattactgtgccactgaatgccaggcactggggaaCTAAAccgggaaggggctatttcctcCGTGCCTGCCTTGTGGACTTCTCAATGCCAACATGCTGGACCACGGCTGGAAACAGGAAGCTGAACTGGATGGgttttagtctgatccagcagttctcttgtgtttcttctcaGAAGAATAATGGacactgccttatattgagccagaccattggtcattcCAGCTCAGGACTGAGGACTGAgttagactggcagcagctctccaaggtttctggcatgGGTCATTCCCAGAcccacctgcagatgctgccagagaaccttctgcatgcaaagcagatgctctgccatgaagTCTACACTGGATGGCaccggttctccaaggtttcaggcggggaTTTTCTCAGCCTCACCCggtggtgctgccagggatggaagcgttctgcatgcaaagcagctgttaCACCACTGATCTACAGACCCATCCTCttgctcagggctgctcaacttgggtcctcctgcagatgttggcctacaactcccataattcctggctgtagaccactgtggttggggattctgggagctatattccaaaaacagtgggagggccaaagttgagcagccctgcccaagcTCTTCACTTGGTGGATATATATGAGAGGAGTGTGTAGTGGTCAGAGGCCTGAATATGAGCAAGGGTGGAATCCTTGCTTGTGAAGACAATGCCACCAGAATTTGGCCAATCTAGCTTTGAAATTCCACAGGCTTTGGAGGTGGGAAAACCTTCTTAATGCATGCAAGCCAGAGGAAATGAAGTGAAATGAAATTCTGAAAACCTCACCAGGTTTCACTGGTGGCATCTTGGCTCCTGCGATGGTCCGAGCAAAGTAACAAGATCCACGACTGAGGCAGAGAGTATGAGttcatttctgatgccttctgttCTGCCAATCTTACAGACTCACCTCCATCTTTCCAGCCATGGTTTCTAACTGCGGACCATCCTGCACCGTCCCATCCTGTGCTTCTACCCCAGTGGTCGGTTTCGGCTCTGCAGGGAATGGCTTAGGCTATGGCCTTGGTGGTCTTGGCTATGGCTGTGGCTTTGGTGGTCTTGGCTCTGCCTATGGCCTTGGTGGCCTTGGCTACGGAGGTCTGGGCTCTGGCTATGGAGCCGTCGAAACTTCTGGCAACCTGGGCACCCTGGCCGGAGTCATCCCTTcccccatcaaccagatccccccatCAGAGGTCGTGATCCAGCCACCCCCCGTTGTCGTGACCCTCCCAGGAGCCATCCTGTCCGCTAGCTGCGAGCCCGTCTCCGTGGGAGGAAACACTCCCTGTGCCATTGGGGGTTCCGGGATTTTAGGATCCGGTCTctatggcggcctgggttctggcTTGGGTTACGGAGCCTTTGGAAGTAGGGGTGGATATTACGGAAGGAGGTCTCTCCTGGGGCGCCGTGGGAGCGTCTGTGGGAACATCTGCGTATAAACCTCTTAATGCTGAAAAGAAGATCCCCATGAAAGCAGAAATGACCAGGAACGGACAGCCACCATCGAGTTCTGTGACGGAGCATCTAGACCCGGAGTGAGAAGAGCCACGAGGTTCCGGGACCATTCTCCCAGCCTCCAGCTCCTCTATTAACGTCCGctacccctctcttgccccccttttCCGCTTTGTTTCCTGAATGTCTCCTTTCCAAGAAGGAGCCCCACTCTCTTCTTGAGCTTGCCTCTATCATTTTCACAACCTTCATCTCCTACAATTGTTCCCTCcactccttttcaataaaatccatgctGCACTCTAACACGAGTCTCTTGGTCTGCTTGAAACCCCCCGGCCCAATTTATGACCGTGTGGTGGGGGCTGTCTCCAGATCTCAgggagggctttggactgagaacacagaaccacaggtgggagggctcagaggcaagtgtggagaggaagggcacacaagCTGAGGAGAGGACTTCTCCACCTCTATTCACTATCCCACTTCCAGGTGGGGAAAATGGGGACTCATTGGGGTGATGTGTCCACCCCACttctgtgtgtgggggaggggtgaaTGTGTGTAAATGTGTGTTGGGGGTTAAATGGGGCAAAAGATGGGGTAGCAGCTAGCTTGCCCCCTTCCCACAGAATGCCCCTGTAAACATCTTTAGATGGCAGAATTCCAGATTATACTGgtcacagggagggagggagggagggagtccccCTGCATCAGAACTCCTCTGTCTGCAGTAAACAAAGTGAAAAATAATTCTGCACATGCCCAGCAACAACTTCACCCATAAGAGGTTTTCTTTAAGGTTTATTTCCCTTTGCAGGGAAacaactctgcacatgttcagaggcactaaGTCTCAGGTGACAAGACGACAGGTTTATTAGCAGAAGGCGGCATCTCTAAACTCCAGGGAGAAGatgaacaaaaccacttcaaaatgaatgctgatgcgggaaaccaccttttcttgacTTTGTTCCTTCTTACGGCAGCAAATAGCCTGGATCCGTGggttttaattaagcagaagctcTCGCGTTAGCCCAAACTGGCTACTGTTCCTGTTCCTCAGAAGACTGAGTTCACTCAAATCCTCAGGTCAGGgcagtttttaaattaattaaaacagaattacaaTGCTAAACAATATAGATCcagacacaaacagcaaaacaaattgcaggcaggagtctctcctaaccctacctagagatgctgccagggactgaaccttgaattcccagcatgcaaagcagacgctcttccactgagctatggctccacacCCTGTGaaagcctgcttgactgcttggaGGGCCCAACAGGAGATAGTACCAAGAGTTGCACTGGGTTATGCCCTTATAAAAGCCGATTAAATTGATACCCCTGAAGGGTCATGAGCTGTTATTTGGCATGGctgtggtgggaggtggggagtggggagtggtgGCAGAGACCCACACATGATACAACAGAACACCATACTGCTACCCCACTGGTTGAACCACAGTGAAATGTCCATAATCATCAGTGTTATTTGACCAGTGGGGGACGTCTCGTTTCACCTGTGGACTGTTGGACGTCTAAAATCTTTGCCCGTTGCATGTCTGCCTCCTATACAACTCCAAAGGGGACCTGGGACTTTCTGGGGAAGAGAAGATATCAGCTACCAACAATAGTGTCATCTTCTCCCAGTGCAAATGGGTGTCTCATTCCAAGCACTCCCAAGAGATCCCCAGCTATAAGGAGACTACCTTCTAACCAATGGTCCCACTGATGAAACATCACCCCCTTGGTCTGGGCTCTCTGCCAGCAACCTGCCTAGCCAAGAGATGCTTATCTTTGGAAGCTGTAACACTTTACTGGCTGCTTGCTTTGTTTCCCCTCTCCTCACTGTGAATGGTCACTAACTtttcctgtctctgctgcttaCCCTGTGAAGGTCTGtatcctttttctctctcccagagagagctggttttgttaaAAAGGCAGGTGGCACCCACTCCCCAGTATGGAACTCATTCTAGTAAGCCACAATACATTATCGTGAACTTTATTCTCAGAACCACATTTCTACAAAAGTGATTgcagaaagagtgtgtgtgtgtatgtgtgtgtgtgtgtgtgtgtgtgtgtgtgtgtgtgtgtgtgtagagtcaTGGTGGAGATGAATCTGAAACACAATATTGCATTATTGTGACTTGTAGGTATCACAGAGCAAAAAGGAAGTATTACATTCTGAGTGGTGTTCTTGACAGTTTCGGAAGAAAGCTAAGGTTCCCTTGGCaagtatcctgtttcccagaaTAGCCAACCTTCAGGAAACCCACAAGAAGGGTGTTGAAGGCAGTAGCAATCCCTTGCTATTTGCCCATTCCCTACACAGCAACTTCTGCTCAGAGGTAGACTACCCCTGTGGCAGGAGGTTTCATTTATCTGCCACAGGTAACCATTCCTAGACTCCCCCTCCATAGAAAAGTCTCGCTGTGTTGGTCTTACCTGCTGCTCCTCTGAGAAGAAGTCGAGAGGGAGAGTTTGTCAGGGGAAGCTGTAGAGATCTCTCTCAGAGCACTTTAATACCATTTTGGCCCAAAACGGTAGTAGTTACAAGACACCCCCATGATGCCTGAGGGATGAATCAGCCTGCCAAGACATTTTTGTGGGTTCATCATAACACCAGTTAACTTTATTGTGCCACCTGCCAGGAACATAATCAACAGCTCATGCTACAACTTAATACCTCATGGGTGTATCCAGCCCTCTTTTCCTCTTCATCTCCATGATCTCTTTTTCTCTTACTATTTCCTGGAATGATTTAGATATTCATTGAACACAAGGCTGCAAATTTTGGCATGCCAGctctttgttggactacaactcccatcatccttaatgattggccactgtggtgtggATGATgactgttgtagtccaacaagcacTGGAGGGCATATAATGccccaccacatccagtggcagtccAAGACCTTTGCTGCAGCATTCCCGGTAACCGGGATTTCCAAATGttctggcctacagctcccatcattcccagcccaaGCACACTGtccctgggaatgatgggagttgtagtccacagcatcgGGGAGTCCTtggtacagggaacactgctagtcATCCATCCAATGCAGAAAAGGTGAACCCTGCTCAgcagagaggacaattcatgctcatttcTAGGGAtctgcgaatcgatttgggtacaaaacaatttgtacccgaatctacctgtttgtgGTGATttttggacaaaacaaattgcccctgtgctagctggccagatttgggttaAAAACACCACCCAGATTTCGGACCCAAAAGATTTGtcgattcagacctccattttgtggcgatccctcttgctgtctccattttgtgtcaggtaattctttttaaaaatcccaccctcccaagcttcagattggtgacttacagtgtgcaacgaccGCCTGGAGATTCCCCCCTGATTTCAGATTGGctaatttccattcaaatcttgtgttgccaggggtgactgaccccatattggctaggggaagagtcaaagaagggacaagggtttGAAGGAggggttttaaaatgtatttaaggaggcaggcagccaccatttagttcctgctttcctgattgaggaaaagagaagagaatttttttcacccccttgctgctgctgagagaatcactgcctgcgcctgctctctgtgcaaatcgatttgggtacaaaccgatgtgtacccgaatctagctgttTTGGGAGATGTGTGGAGAAAACAAATAAcctctgtgctagctggccagatttggacccaaaacaaattggggttattcgattcaagtacaaattgatttgaaaaAACCGATCCTACTCATTACCACAAGGACTGCTATGGTTCACCTGAAGCAGggcacaaaatggcacccccctcaTATATGCATCCTCTTCCCCCTTTtattttataggaacataggaagctgccttatactgagtcagactagtggtccatctagctcagtaaatcCATCTTGCTCATTATTGCCTAAACAGATTGGCCCTATCTTGAGGATTATACCAaaaaaaagaaccccaaataGAAACTCATAATCAAGAAATATGGATAAATTGGATCCTATGATACCACAATTTATTCAGTTATAAACATTAAATAATGTCACTATCAGGATACTGATCCCAATCACAAATAAAATACCTATCAAATAGATGCACtcaaaagccatatataaatacataaacaaagtttctttgaaataaattgCCACCAAGTGTTGAAAGATATTTGAATGCTATCACAGAACCTTCACGGAAACCTTCTTGCTCATTGAAAAACCATAGGGAAAGTGGGCTATGCCTTCCTGCCCTGGATGGtgtgcttcctggaagcatctgattggccactgtggaaaggaAGATGCTAGACAAGAAATGGAGCTTTGATTCAAAGATGGAGCTTTGGCTTTGATTCAAAGATGGAGCTTTGGCTTGATTCAAAGGATCTTCACATGCTCCCCGtaaagcagggctacacaactttggccatcctgccaTTGTTGGAAGACAATTCCCATGATTCCCTTCCACAGTGGCCACTTGACTCCcttaagacagtcacaaccccttctgcttctgtgggggtaaagtgtgccatcaagtcaatttcgactcctggcatccacaaagccctgtggttttctttggaagaatacaggagggttttaccattgcctcctcctgcgcagtatgagatgatgccttgcagcatttttctatatcgctgctgcccaatataggagcagcagggattccaacctgcaaccttctgcttgttactcaagcatgtccctgctgccccacttaaGGTAGCTGGTGTCTAAAACCGTCACCGTGCTCAGGGAACATAGGGGCACCaggaatatactgcaacatttgttgtgggtccgtgtgtgtgtgtgtgtgtgtgtgtagtgtgagAATGGGAATTTGGTTTATTCCTCTGCAGGTATTTACTCATCTCTGGAATTTCTGGCTTGATGATTCATTCTCTTATTTGCATCTCAAAGACACCACATTTTGTGTGCCCTGAAGTTTTACCCTGTACAAATATTTGCTgtttggatggtttgttgttgtcaAGCTAATTTTAAAAGATCAGAGCCCAGATTAAGAGAAGTAATGCTCTTAATTACCATACAAGCTAGAAACTGGTCCTACCCTCAACCTTGAACGGATGGCACTGATTTCCCAAACCAGCCCATCAGCAGCCCTGGATGATGACTATACAGACAACAAGCCCCAGAGGGGCAAAATGACACTATTGCAGCCCGATCTTTCTCTCTGACAGCTTAGCAGTCAATGGCATCTTTTTGCTAATGGCCCCTAGTTCTTTCAGgtcaggaggaggtggtggggctGTGGCATGATGAGAGAGCATCTGTGTTGCCCACAGAAAGTTCCATTTTCAATCTCCGGGtatgactgggaaagactcctgcctgaaactttggcaaAATCACTACCAATCAATAtagaaaatccagagctagatggaccaatgatccatccagctcagccttCAGTAAAAGACAGATTCTcataaggggatggggctgtagctcagtgaaagagaatctgctttgcatgcagaaggtccccggttcaagccctggcagctctccccctgctaagcagAAGAGAGATGCCATTTTAAGAACGTGCCCCCTGGCCTACTGAGGATTCTCATACTGGGTGTCAGAAGAAGACctgaagatggatctctgtcccaaaGACCTCCTAAtctgaagagaaactcaagggaAACACCAAGAATATCCACTGAGGGCAAGGATGCcaggctgggctgaagagggacagttgctctcccccttactAAGCGGAAGAGACTTAccccctcatttatttatttatttattttaattatttaatatttatttttaagcgtCTCTTGCTTTTAACCATGGGGATTGGGGAAATACTCACCTCCTTTAGTTGAGGGGTATGACTAGGAGCCCAGATGCGCAGAAACCCATTTTCTTTGGGGGCAGATAATTGCACCTGGAGCGAAATAAAGTGATGAATGAGGTACTGCAAGCTGGGACAGAAGGCCTGATGGGATAATGCACCCTTTGGGGTCCGAGCCCATTTCTTGTTGCTGTGCAGGTTgaccatttgggaggcaggaaacCCAAATGCTTGACACCCAGCAGGAAGTGGAAAACATCAAAGCGTCAGCTTGGCCACAAATTGCTTGTCTCCTCACACCATTGAGCACTGCTGACTTCATGATCTGCCTGTTAAGAATTAGACTGTTCAGCTAACAACCTGCATTAAGGATTCTGTCCTCTATTACACCCACATCCTCGGAGCATCAAAGCTACCTTGCATGTATCCCCTTGAGGAGCTTAGAATCTTTTACCCAGGTGGCTGTCTAAGCCCAAGGGGACCACCTCCCATATGATATCGCTATTCCCATCTGGCAGCAGTCACAGTTccatcattaaaataaataaatttaaattccGACTTCATATTGTGCAACTCTTTGATTTCCCTACCGAGGACTGTCGCATGAGAATAAAGCTCAGTTAGCACATCGGCCTGGAAGGCACACAGGAAGATGGTTTTCTTCAGACATCTGCTCAAGTGTGTTAATAACAGGGTGGGGGGTGCATTTGTTTCAAGGGTGAAGCGAAACCCagccaaatagggatgtgcggttcggtccggatccggaccggttcgtcccgaaccggtccggatccggcggctcgatcccggaccgtatcgggcccttccgggaccgagccggaccgaattcgagccggttcggtaccgaaccggctcgggtttccctaaccggttcgggaatgaaattgagtctctgagtgtctctttaaagttccaagtgtgtcctccattttgtgtctccttcccaaaacttttgctcctccttgcatccattttgtgatgctatttccaggcattgtattggctgcgctattgatccttgattggccagaatgagtcctttggtctggtaggctgcttggctgttgcactgttgagagctggcaccctgttggccgtggggggagtgcaaaggtgggggctcccaaaggagggaatttcaaacctatataaacccaagcctcttctctggaaacttctcttggctgcagttgtgggatcatctctgagacctgcttgccctttgctggctgctctggtgtctctgtgagtcctgactgtgtcctgtgtctctctgtgtgtgctctaatcctttgtccacctgccctttgtgactctctgtgtgtctcctctctctgtctgtctcttgtctgtatactgtgtgttacttcactttactttcttcttaatttcccccaattttccctgttccttgtctgtctgcttttctccccccctcccccccccctttcccttctcatcctttgggcctaccctccccctcccccactcccacccactgcatcctcattgctttaaaacttcttccattaattattgctctttgtcctgccttgtttttgtccaactttttgattttcacattgcattgcattggtttcatttatatattgcttgctggttttgcttaaattgtaccattttgtttgtttctgctgactgctgctgccctgcaagttggttccctgaatccctcccccccacccccagaggattctgttgttgtttcttgttgtcccatataatcagttttggttccctgctcccaacttgcccctccaagtccaaccacaccccaccccaaccccaccccatccagccttctcccaagtttgctgctgccaaacagagtccagttttctttgcttgcagttccacttaatcatttgctattattaatttgcagcaattgtggtttcattgtctctgttcacttagtggcccccctcagagtctgtgtttggttccccctccccaccaccccacccccaagttttttctgctggttagagtctttcttttcattttttttaaaacttctggcttgtgttctcttgatatatattgctttatatattttgctaccctcctcctcctcctcccccccctgcctgcccccccaccctccctcctcccagaccctagcccaggcccagctcctcccccaaccaccctatccagcctaatcgctgctgctgcccgagttgttccagtttctcctttgctgtttgttgttgccccctccccttccccccaacacccctctgccacacactagcccccaaccacacacaccctctctgctcccccaccccacctctttttctccttgcccctgactctctccacttaccccaggccccctgccacacactagcccccaaccacacacaccctctctgctccccccaccccacctctttttctccttgcccctgactctctccacttaccccaggccccctaccacacactagcccccaaccacacacaccctctctgctccccccaccccaccctctttttctccttgccccgactctctccact
The Hemicordylus capensis ecotype Gifberg chromosome 14, rHemCap1.1.pri, whole genome shotgun sequence genome window above contains:
- the LOC128337332 gene encoding claw keratin-like, yielding MVSNCGPSCTVPSCASTPVVGFGSAGNGLGYGLGGLGYGCGFGGLGSAYGLGGLGYGGLGSGYGAVETSGNLGTLAGVIPSPINQIPPSEVVIQPPPVVVTLPGAILSASCEPVSVGGNTPCAIGGSGILGSGLYGGLGSGLGYGAFGSRGGYYGRRSLLGRRGSVCGNICV